Proteins encoded in a region of the Bacillus sp. T3 genome:
- a CDS encoding YqhR family membrane protein: MAEDQAKLEQSQREKPLSFLAMVMTIGFVGGLLWSSLAYLAYVFHFTEIRPNVIIEPWTIGAWKEEWLGTVISIILIGIISIGAAILYYISLRKFNNMYVGIGYGVVLFLLVFFVLNPIFPGINPFIELKRMTIMTSVCIYILYGVFVGYSISYEENEIRKLENEHG; the protein is encoded by the coding sequence ATGGCGGAAGATCAAGCGAAATTGGAGCAATCACAACGTGAAAAGCCATTATCTTTTCTTGCGATGGTAATGACAATTGGATTTGTAGGAGGTCTGCTATGGAGTTCGTTAGCATATTTAGCGTATGTGTTTCATTTCACAGAAATCAGGCCAAATGTAATTATTGAACCATGGACAATTGGTGCATGGAAGGAAGAATGGTTAGGAACAGTTATTTCGATTATTTTAATCGGAATTATTTCGATAGGCGCAGCAATTCTTTACTACATTTCATTAAGAAAATTTAACAACATGTATGTCGGAATAGGATATGGAGTGGTGTTGTTTTTACTTGTATTCTTTGTCTTAAATCCGATCTTTCCTGGAATTAATCCTTTTATTGAATTAAAAAGAATGACGATTATGACCTCGGTCTGTATATATATCTTATATGGAGTTTTTGTTGGTTATTCCATATCTTATGAGGAAAATGAAATTCGAAAACTTGAGAATGAACATGGGTAA
- a CDS encoding SA1362 family protein, whose translation MAFLKNQTSFIIVLGLVLLAAIGVAGSYIDNPTGFIKSIAVMLIAGVVVYFIVKRFLLSNPDKREQRAFIKAAKKSKKRMHQKEATVHPRRTASAITTMKKNIKTKKSSTAHLTVIDGKKGKKKNRASF comes from the coding sequence GTGGCTTTCTTGAAAAATCAAACTTCATTTATTATTGTATTGGGTCTTGTCCTATTGGCAGCTATTGGGGTTGCAGGTAGTTACATTGACAATCCAACCGGATTTATCAAAAGTATAGCTGTCATGTTGATCGCAGGTGTGGTCGTTTATTTTATTGTGAAACGGTTCTTGCTTTCCAACCCGGATAAACGAGAGCAGCGAGCATTTATTAAAGCTGCAAAAAAGTCAAAGAAACGGATGCATCAAAAAGAAGCAACGGTTCATCCGCGCCGTACAGCTTCAGCGATTACGACAATGAAGAAAAATATTAAAACGAAGAAAAGTTCGACTGCACATTTAACTGTTATCGATGGAAAAAAAGGGAAAAAGAAAAATCGAGCCTCTTTTTGA
- a CDS encoding biotin/lipoate A/B protein ligase family protein → MEKEVWRFIDSGDCSPAFNMALDEALLDWHSVGKIPPTIRFYGWSPSTLSIGYFQKVEKEIDMDAVKRHGLGFVRRPTGGRGVLHEHELTYSVIVSEDHPEMPKTVTEAYRVISEGILKGFQYLGLEAYFAVPRSEEEKESLKNPRSAVCFDAPSWYELVVEGRKVAGSAQTRQKGVILQHGSILLDLDEDKLFSLFKYPNERVKERMQKAFKNKAVAINEISSRKITLSEAKDAFWKGFSEGLNIDLVPYELNEEELEFVHKLAKERYENDGWNYKR, encoded by the coding sequence ATGGAAAAAGAAGTATGGCGTTTCATTGATTCGGGAGATTGTTCGCCAGCTTTTAACATGGCGCTGGATGAAGCATTGTTAGATTGGCATAGCGTGGGGAAAATTCCACCGACGATCCGCTTTTATGGCTGGAGTCCTTCAACGCTTTCCATCGGTTATTTTCAAAAGGTAGAAAAAGAAATAGATATGGATGCTGTCAAAAGACATGGTTTAGGTTTTGTGCGTAGACCTACAGGGGGGCGCGGTGTTTTGCATGAACACGAGCTCACATATAGCGTTATTGTTTCAGAAGACCACCCAGAAATGCCGAAAACTGTAACAGAAGCCTATCGCGTTATTTCTGAAGGAATTTTGAAAGGATTTCAATATTTAGGGCTCGAAGCGTATTTTGCGGTTCCACGCTCGGAAGAAGAGAAGGAATCATTAAAAAATCCTCGATCTGCTGTTTGCTTTGATGCCCCAAGCTGGTATGAGCTAGTTGTGGAAGGTAGAAAGGTGGCAGGGAGTGCTCAGACTAGACAAAAAGGGGTCATCCTCCAGCACGGTTCGATTCTTTTAGACTTGGATGAGGATAAGTTGTTTAGTTTATTTAAATATCCTAATGAGCGAGTGAAAGAGCGAATGCAAAAGGCTTTTAAAAATAAAGCTGTAGCGATTAATGAAATTAGCAGCCGAAAAATTACCCTATCAGAAGCGAAAGATGCGTTTTGGAAGGGATTTTCAGAGGGCTTAAATATTGATTTAGTGCCATACGAATTAAACGAAGAGGAACTAGAATTTGTCCACAAGCTGGCCAAAGAGCGCTACGAAAATGATGGATGGAATTATAAGCGGTAA
- the splB gene encoding spore photoproduct lyase codes for MEPFTPQLVFIEPQALEYPLGRELKQKFTDMGLEIRETTSHNQIRGIPGDNELQQYRNAKSTLVVGVRRTLKFDTSKPSAEYAIPLATGCMGHCHYCYLQTTLGSKPYIRTYVNLDEIFAQAQKYMDERKPEITRFEAACTSDIVGLDHLTHSLKKTIEFIGQTEHGLLRFVTKYHHVDHLLDAKHNGKTRFRFSVNSRYVIKNFEPGTSSFDERLEGARKVANAGYPLGFIIAPIYKHEGWEEGYHELFERLSDSLQGIDTTGLTFEMIQHRFTKPAKRVIEKRYPKTKLEMDEEKRKYKWGRYGIGKYVYPTDEAQNLEQTLRNYIGTFFPEAKIEYFT; via the coding sequence ATGGAACCATTCACTCCCCAACTTGTGTTTATCGAACCTCAGGCACTAGAATATCCGCTCGGCCGTGAATTGAAACAAAAATTCACCGATATGGGGTTGGAAATAAGGGAAACAACCTCCCATAATCAGATTCGTGGGATCCCTGGCGATAACGAACTACAGCAATACAGAAATGCAAAATCTACACTAGTAGTTGGTGTTAGAAGAACACTTAAATTCGATACATCCAAACCATCGGCGGAATATGCGATTCCGCTTGCTACAGGCTGCATGGGCCATTGTCATTACTGCTACTTACAAACAACTCTTGGAAGTAAGCCATACATTCGTACGTACGTCAATTTGGACGAAATTTTCGCTCAAGCCCAAAAGTACATGGATGAACGAAAGCCTGAAATAACCCGGTTTGAGGCTGCCTGTACATCCGATATCGTCGGGCTCGATCATCTCACTCATTCGCTCAAGAAAACAATAGAATTCATAGGCCAAACTGAGCACGGTCTCCTTCGGTTTGTAACGAAGTATCATCATGTCGACCATCTTCTCGATGCTAAGCATAATGGGAAAACCCGATTTCGCTTTAGTGTCAATTCAAGGTATGTGATTAAGAATTTTGAGCCTGGTACATCATCCTTTGATGAACGATTAGAAGGGGCCAGAAAGGTCGCTAATGCCGGTTATCCGCTTGGCTTTATCATTGCCCCTATCTACAAGCATGAAGGCTGGGAGGAAGGCTATCATGAACTGTTTGAACGCCTAAGCGATTCATTACAAGGAATTGATACAACAGGGTTAACGTTTGAAATGATTCAGCACCGTTTTACAAAGCCTGCAAAGCGAGTAATTGAAAAAAGATATCCAAAGACGAAGCTCGAAATGGATGAAGAAAAACGAAAATATAAATGGGGTCGTTATGGGATTGGCAAGTATGTGTATCCTACCGACGAAGCACAAAACCTTGAGCAAACATTAAGAAACTATATTGGGACGTTTTTTCCTGAGGCTAAGATAGAATATTTTACTTAA
- a CDS encoding patatin-like phospholipase family protein has translation MIIDGVFSGGGIKGFAIASAIGEVEKNGFTFGRVAGTSAGSIVAAMVAAGYSSMEIVHLLEQLDVNIFKDERKSVIFPTFARWLFIYWRMGLYRGNKLENWISEILSAKGIHTFSDLPPHALRVVASDLTNGRMLVLPDDLQSYGISPDAFPVAKAIRMSCSIPYFFEPVKIKTFDRSDIVVDGGVLSNFPMWLFDKEHVDKTRPVLGIKLTSKTPELQKNNVNNAIKLLEALFETMMSAHDSRYISRKHEKDIIFIPTEGISGIHFDITADERKYLMDVGRESAARFLKTWSFNHQG, from the coding sequence ATGATTATAGACGGTGTTTTCTCTGGAGGAGGGATTAAAGGCTTCGCGATTGCCAGTGCAATTGGGGAAGTGGAGAAGAATGGCTTCACCTTTGGTCGAGTAGCGGGAACCAGTGCAGGCTCCATTGTTGCTGCGATGGTGGCAGCGGGATATTCGAGTATGGAAATAGTTCATTTGCTAGAACAATTAGATGTTAATATCTTTAAGGATGAACGAAAAAGTGTGATTTTCCCAACATTTGCAAGATGGCTGTTTATTTATTGGCGGATGGGGTTATATCGAGGAAATAAACTTGAAAATTGGATTAGTGAAATTTTATCCGCAAAGGGAATTCATACATTCTCTGACCTTCCCCCACACGCATTGAGGGTAGTTGCCTCAGATTTAACAAATGGCCGGATGCTCGTCTTGCCGGATGACCTTCAAAGTTATGGAATTTCGCCTGATGCTTTTCCCGTTGCTAAAGCGATTCGCATGAGCTGTAGTATCCCTTACTTTTTTGAACCCGTAAAAATAAAAACGTTTGATCGTTCAGATATTGTTGTAGATGGAGGAGTATTAAGCAATTTTCCGATGTGGCTTTTTGATAAAGAACATGTGGATAAAACAAGGCCCGTCCTAGGAATTAAATTAACCAGTAAAACTCCAGAACTTCAAAAGAATAATGTAAACAATGCGATCAAGCTTCTTGAGGCATTATTTGAAACGATGATGAGTGCCCATGATTCACGTTATATTTCTAGAAAACACGAAAAGGATATTATCTTTATTCCTACTGAGGGGATTTCTGGAATCCATTTCGACATTACAGCAGATGAGCGGAAATACCTGATGGATGTTGGAAGGGAAAGTGCCGCACGATTTTTAAAAACATGGAGTTTCAATCATCAAGGATAA
- the gcvPA gene encoding aminomethyl-transferring glycine dehydrogenase subunit GcvPA, with translation MKHRYLPMTENDKNEMLATIGVETVDELFSDIPERVRFKGEYQIKPAKSESGLLKELGVLAGKNADLKTYSSFLGAGVYDHYIPTIVDHVISRSEFYTAYTPYQPEISQGELQAIFEFQTMICELTGMDVANSSMYDGGTALAEAAMLSAGQTRRKKVLVSSGVHPESKEVLKTYAKGQYIDVIELPYADGIANLAKLAEMMTDEVAAVIVQYPNFFGRIEPLKEIEEIVHAHKSMFVVSSNPLALGALTPPGHFGADIVVGDVQPFGIPTAFGGPHCGYFAVTNKLMRKVPGRLVGQTVDENGKRGYVLTLQAREQHIRRDKATSNICSNQALNALAASVAMTALGKQGVKEMALANIQKAHYAKKSLVEAGMTVVFNGPSFNEFVIKLEKPVKEVNRLLLSKGMIGGYDLGRDFPELKHHMLVAVTELRTKEEIDEFVREVGDHHA, from the coding sequence ATGAAGCATCGTTATTTACCAATGACCGAAAATGATAAGAATGAGATGCTCGCGACCATTGGTGTCGAAACGGTTGATGAGCTTTTTAGTGATATTCCTGAGAGAGTAAGATTTAAAGGAGAGTACCAAATAAAACCAGCAAAATCAGAGTCTGGGCTACTAAAAGAACTTGGTGTGCTTGCAGGAAAAAATGCTGATTTAAAAACGTATTCATCATTTCTCGGTGCCGGGGTATATGATCATTACATACCAACGATTGTCGATCATGTAATTTCACGATCTGAATTTTATACAGCGTATACACCGTATCAGCCTGAGATTTCTCAGGGGGAGCTTCAAGCCATATTTGAATTTCAAACCATGATCTGTGAGCTGACTGGAATGGATGTGGCAAACTCCTCGATGTATGATGGTGGAACGGCACTGGCTGAAGCAGCGATGCTTAGTGCAGGTCAAACCCGACGAAAAAAAGTGCTCGTTTCTAGTGGTGTTCACCCAGAGTCGAAAGAAGTATTAAAAACATATGCAAAAGGGCAATACATTGACGTAATCGAACTCCCTTATGCTGATGGTATTGCGAATTTGGCAAAACTTGCTGAGATGATGACTGATGAAGTTGCGGCAGTCATTGTCCAATACCCAAACTTCTTCGGTCGAATTGAACCGCTAAAAGAAATTGAAGAGATTGTTCATGCACATAAATCAATGTTCGTGGTTTCAAGTAACCCGCTCGCACTGGGTGCATTAACTCCTCCGGGACACTTTGGTGCAGATATTGTCGTTGGTGATGTCCAGCCCTTTGGAATACCAACCGCATTTGGGGGACCACATTGTGGCTATTTTGCTGTGACAAATAAATTAATGCGTAAGGTACCGGGGCGGTTGGTCGGGCAGACAGTTGATGAGAATGGAAAACGTGGCTACGTTCTGACCCTCCAAGCGCGTGAGCAGCATATTCGTCGTGATAAAGCGACTTCCAATATTTGCTCGAATCAAGCGCTCAATGCTCTTGCAGCATCGGTGGCGATGACAGCTTTAGGGAAGCAGGGTGTCAAAGAAATGGCGCTCGCCAATATTCAGAAGGCTCATTATGCTAAAAAATCCTTAGTGGAAGCCGGTATGACTGTTGTTTTTAACGGCCCCTCCTTTAATGAGTTTGTAATTAAATTAGAAAAGCCTGTCAAGGAAGTGAATCGTCTCCTACTTTCGAAAGGCATGATTGGCGGTTATGATCTAGGGCGCGACTTTCCTGAATTAAAGCACCATATGCTAGTCGCTGTTACGGAACTGCGCACGAAAGAAGAGATTGATGAATTTGTGAGAGAAGTGGGGGATCACCATGCTTAA
- a CDS encoding rhodanese-like domain-containing protein: MDTLYILLIMLGAFLIYTVITWFYQRKIVKTLTEEEFRAGYRKAQLIDVREPNEFEAGHVIGARNIPLSQLKMRIKEIRPDKPVYLYCQSGARSGRAAQLLYKKGYKDLSHLQGGFKKWTGKIKSK, encoded by the coding sequence TTGGATACACTTTACATCTTACTGATAATGTTGGGAGCCTTCCTTATTTACACTGTCATCACATGGTTCTACCAACGTAAAATCGTTAAAACTCTGACAGAAGAAGAGTTTCGTGCCGGTTATCGAAAAGCGCAATTAATTGATGTTCGCGAACCAAATGAATTCGAAGCAGGTCATGTTATTGGTGCAAGAAACATTCCTCTTTCACAATTAAAAATGCGCATAAAGGAAATTCGCCCAGATAAACCTGTTTACCTTTATTGCCAAAGTGGGGCGCGAAGTGGTCGTGCAGCCCAACTATTATATAAAAAAGGTTATAAGGACCTCTCGCATCTTCAAGGCGGCTTTAAAAAGTGGACTGGCAAGATTAAAAGTAAATAA
- a CDS encoding c-type cytochrome: MKKILIGIYILVTIGIIIVISNSSLLTPKNQKAIEAGERIYQQQCSACHGDNGKGQGAKEGTALNNQHFLNTYTDKDLFNQVKYGREGSVMPAYGANLSEEDINNVVAYMRNWQKKSIEMDVPEKISGDPESGKKHYDLFCASCHGIDGAGKKKMGTVLVSPQKLQYTTNEQLWMSTAYGREETRMGPSLKGLEGVRQLSKQDINDIVMYIRYMQGK; this comes from the coding sequence ATGAAGAAAATACTCATTGGCATTTATATTTTAGTAACAATAGGTATTATTATCGTAATTAGCAATAGCAGTTTATTAACTCCAAAGAACCAAAAAGCGATTGAAGCTGGTGAAAGGATTTATCAACAGCAATGCTCTGCTTGTCACGGAGATAATGGAAAAGGCCAAGGTGCGAAAGAAGGCACTGCACTCAATAACCAGCATTTCCTAAACACTTATACAGACAAAGATCTATTTAATCAAGTAAAATACGGCAGAGAAGGTTCTGTTATGCCAGCTTATGGTGCAAATCTTAGTGAAGAGGATATAAATAATGTCGTCGCTTATATGAGAAACTGGCAGAAAAAATCGATTGAGATGGATGTTCCAGAAAAAATAAGTGGAGATCCAGAGAGCGGGAAGAAGCATTATGATTTGTTCTGTGCAAGCTGTCACGGAATTGACGGAGCAGGTAAGAAAAAGATGGGGACAGTTTTAGTGAGCCCACAAAAATTGCAATATACAACAAATGAACAACTTTGGATGAGCACAGCATATGGTCGCGAAGAAACAAGAATGGGACCATCGTTAAAAGGTTTAGAGGGTGTAAGACAATTAAGCAAACAAGATATTAATGATATTGTCATGTACATTCGATACATGCAAGGTAAATAA
- the efp gene encoding elongation factor P, whose product MISVNDFRTGLTIEVDGSIWRVMDFQHVKPGKGAAFVRSKLRNLRNGAIQEKTFRAGEKVAKAQIDNRRMQYLYASGDQHVFMDNESYEQIELPANSIEYELKYLKENMEVSIMMYHGETLGVELPNTVELEVTETEPGIKGDTASGGTKPATVETGLIVQVPFFVNQGDRLIVNTTDGSYVSRA is encoded by the coding sequence ATGATTTCTGTAAACGATTTTCGTACTGGATTAACAATCGAGGTAGACGGCTCAATTTGGCGCGTCATGGATTTCCAACACGTAAAACCTGGGAAAGGAGCAGCGTTCGTACGTTCAAAGCTTCGTAACCTACGTAATGGTGCTATTCAAGAAAAAACTTTCCGTGCTGGTGAAAAAGTAGCTAAGGCTCAAATTGATAACCGCAGAATGCAATATTTATATGCAAGTGGGGATCAGCATGTTTTTATGGACAACGAATCATATGAACAAATTGAATTGCCAGCAAATTCGATTGAATATGAATTGAAATATCTAAAAGAAAACATGGAAGTATCGATTATGATGTATCATGGTGAAACACTTGGTGTAGAACTTCCAAATACGGTTGAACTAGAAGTAACTGAAACTGAGCCAGGAATTAAAGGTGATACAGCTTCAGGTGGTACAAAGCCAGCGACAGTTGAAACAGGTCTTATTGTGCAAGTACCATTCTTCGTAAATCAAGGGGATCGCTTAATTGTCAACACAACTGACGGTAGCTACGTATCTCGTGCTTAA
- a CDS encoding HNH endonuclease signature motif containing protein: MELNKEFLYRRYVLENQTITQIANELGVTIHIVKSRLRRFGIRKKPFKFGDKIYDNKEWLFHQYVTLKKGYSVIANELGVSYTTILDRIIAFGWDIRGHNEIDKAAARRGLKHSIESLEKIKLSRVKNRVKENCHYCNKGFERRFSLSTRSKKSFCSNDCFRLYLKANRVVPNKVVYSAEYKEWRNLVYRRDGYRCKMPGCDSSSRNIAAHHIYPKRNYPEKQFDLKNGITLCKKCHEKTYGREEQFIEILVRVVQKMND; this comes from the coding sequence GTGGAATTAAATAAAGAATTTTTGTATCGTAGGTATGTTTTAGAAAATCAAACTATAACTCAGATAGCGAATGAATTAGGGGTAACAATTCACATTGTAAAATCACGTTTAAGGCGTTTTGGTATTAGGAAAAAACCATTTAAGTTTGGTGATAAAATTTATGACAATAAAGAATGGTTATTTCATCAATACGTAACTTTAAAAAAGGGTTATTCAGTGATTGCAAATGAACTAGGGGTAAGTTATACAACAATTTTAGACCGAATTATTGCATTTGGCTGGGATATAAGAGGTCATAATGAAATTGATAAAGCTGCTGCTAGAAGGGGATTAAAACATTCAATAGAATCACTGGAAAAAATAAAATTATCTAGAGTGAAAAATCGTGTTAAGGAAAATTGTCATTACTGTAATAAAGGTTTTGAAAGAAGGTTTTCTTTATCAACTAGATCTAAGAAATCATTTTGTAGTAACGACTGTTTCCGACTTTATCTCAAGGCAAATAGAGTCGTGCCAAACAAAGTAGTCTATTCCGCGGAGTATAAGGAATGGAGGAATCTTGTTTATAGAAGAGACGGTTATAGGTGCAAAATGCCTGGATGTGATTCAAGCTCTAGAAATATTGCAGCCCATCATATTTACCCTAAAAGAAATTATCCTGAGAAACAGTTTGATCTAAAAAATGGTATAACTTTATGTAAAAAATGCCATGAAAAAACCTACGGTAGAGAAGAGCAATTTATTGAGATACTAGTCCGCGTCGTTCAGAAAATGAACGACTAG
- a CDS encoding FbpB family small basic protein, which produces MKRKFRKNFQQLIIQNRLEIKNNPYEMERIEKKIDEKHSRPHVSR; this is translated from the coding sequence ATGAAAAGAAAATTCCGTAAGAACTTTCAACAACTCATTATTCAGAATCGGCTCGAAATCAAAAACAATCCTTATGAAATGGAACGAATAGAAAAAAAGATAGACGAAAAGCATTCAAGACCTCATGTATCTCGTTGA
- a CDS encoding Xaa-Pro peptidase family protein, giving the protein MDKIEKLRSQFENLGIDGVLITSPYNRRYMTNFTGSAGVVLITGNRALFITDFRYIEQATKQCEGYTIVKHGPSIISEIAAQAEKIGIKKLGFEQDFVSFSSYKAYQDAVKAELVPISGIIEKLRLIKTDSEIKILKEAADIADAAFKHILDYIRPGLTELEVSNELEFFMRKAGATASSFDTIVASGYRSALPHGVASDKVIEKGDLITLDYGAYYKGYVSDITRTVSVGKPDPKLKEIYEVVLEAQLRGVEGIKPGMTGKEADALTRNYITEKGYGEYFGHSTGHGIGLEVHEGPALSIKSDLKLEPGMVVTIEPGIYIPGLGGVRIEDDTLITEEHNELLTHSTKELMVL; this is encoded by the coding sequence ATGGATAAAATTGAAAAATTGCGGTCCCAGTTTGAAAATCTCGGGATAGACGGAGTACTCATTACAAGTCCTTATAATCGCCGCTATATGACGAACTTTACAGGTAGCGCTGGTGTCGTTCTTATTACAGGCAACCGGGCATTGTTTATTACAGATTTTCGTTATATTGAACAGGCAACCAAACAATGTGAGGGCTATACAATTGTTAAACACGGACCTTCAATCATTTCGGAAATTGCTGCTCAAGCTGAAAAAATAGGAATAAAGAAGCTTGGGTTTGAGCAAGATTTTGTTTCATTTTCGTCCTATAAAGCCTATCAGGATGCTGTTAAAGCGGAATTAGTTCCAATTTCCGGTATAATTGAAAAGTTGCGCTTGATTAAGACGGATTCAGAGATTAAGATATTAAAGGAAGCTGCCGATATCGCTGATGCGGCATTTAAACACATATTAGATTACATACGCCCTGGGCTTACTGAGCTAGAGGTGTCAAATGAACTTGAGTTCTTTATGAGAAAAGCAGGTGCAACAGCATCTTCCTTTGATACAATTGTGGCTTCTGGATATCGTTCAGCCCTTCCACATGGTGTTGCCAGTGATAAAGTAATTGAAAAGGGTGATTTAATCACGCTTGATTACGGTGCCTATTACAAAGGCTATGTTTCCGATATCACTCGAACTGTTTCTGTAGGTAAACCTGACCCAAAACTAAAAGAAATATATGAGGTTGTTCTTGAAGCGCAACTTCGTGGGGTGGAAGGCATTAAGCCAGGCATGACCGGAAAAGAAGCAGACGCTTTAACGAGAAACTATATTACTGAAAAAGGGTACGGGGAATATTTTGGTCATTCAACGGGGCACGGAATTGGACTAGAAGTTCATGAAGGTCCAGCCCTTTCCATTAAATCTGATCTTAAATTAGAACCGGGAATGGTCGTAACGATTGAGCCTGGGATCTATATTCCTGGACTTGGTGGCGTACGGATTGAAGATGACACTTTAATTACAGAGGAACACAATGAACTGTTGACACACTCAACAAAAGAATTAATGGTTCTTTAA
- a CDS encoding cytochrome c maturation protein CcmE codes for MKKNTIVMLGGFIIAGAIIFLLMAATPGSSGVELKMDELLKNQEKYRDGYFVTVEGLLIEDTIKWDADKIELKFDVKDNNGNIMHVIHNGVKPDNFAEGVICILQGAPTEKDTFVAETVKTRCPSKYEGQDMKNYDPETHKDKLGKKPSNEE; via the coding sequence ATGAAAAAAAATACGATTGTCATGCTGGGCGGTTTTATCATTGCTGGTGCGATTATTTTCCTTCTAATGGCTGCTACACCTGGTTCAAGTGGAGTCGAACTAAAGATGGATGAATTGTTAAAAAATCAGGAAAAATATCGTGATGGATATTTTGTTACCGTGGAAGGCTTGCTTATTGAAGATACCATCAAATGGGACGCAGATAAAATTGAATTGAAATTTGATGTAAAAGACAATAACGGTAATATCATGCATGTTATCCATAATGGAGTAAAACCAGATAACTTCGCTGAAGGTGTTATTTGTATCCTTCAAGGTGCCCCTACTGAAAAGGACACTTTTGTAGCGGAAACTGTAAAGACACGCTGTCCATCAAAGTACGAAGGTCAGGACATGAAAAACTATGATCCAGAAACTCACAAGGACAAGCTTGGCAAAAAGCCTTCCAACGAAGAATAA